Below is a genomic region from Miniphocaeibacter halophilus.
GAAAAAATATAAAAATTATGAGACAGATAAATTTCCCAATAAAAAACTAGCAGTTGTAACTTGTATGGATACAAGATTAGTTGAACTTTTACCGGCCGCACTAGGTTTTAAAAATGGTGATATTAAGCTTATTAAAAATGCAGGTGGAATAATAACCAATAAATTTGGTTCTGCTGTAAGAAGTTTATTAATTGGGGTTTATGAATTAAATGTTCAAAATATAATGATTATTGGACATAAGGAGTGTGGAGCAAAACAAGTTAATGGTTTAGAAATTGAAAGAAAAATGATTATTCGGGGAATAAAAAAAGAAGAAATAGAAACCATGAAATATTGTGGCATAGATGTGGAAAATTGGTTGGGAGGTTTTGACTCAACTTCAAAAGCCATAGAGGACACAGTTATGCTTTTAAGAAATCATCCCTTAATGCCTAATGATGTGAAAATCGGAGGTTATTTAATGGACCCATGGACAGGAGAACTTGAAGTAATTGTAGATGCAGATTTTTAAGGAGTTATAATGAATGACAAAACACTACTATTTACTATAGTAGTATTAACATTTTTAGTATTTTTTTTATTGCTTATTTCATTTAAAACCGATAAAACCAGACTTTTAAATGGTGTTTTACTAAATATCCTATTACTTTTGATGTTTGTTTCCATTTTAATGGCTGGACAAATGTATGATGGAATACTAATTCGGTTATTGTTTTTTATTGCAGTTTTGATTTTCTTAATAGTATGGGGTTTTGGTTTATATATTATTTTAGTTGGTTGTTTTATAAATGCAATAGTTGTATTTAAAAGGGAAAGACGAAGTATCGCTAATATGCTAACCCTTTTTATAGGAATTATACTTTTTCTTTTTATTGTATTAGGTAATATTAATTTTGAAAAAATTCCAAGTATATTGAAATATATTTTAATTTACTTAGAAATATTACTGGTATATTTTATGTTGTCCTTCTATAATTATTTTGTATCTTCTTTATTATATGGAATCTATAAACCTAAATATGATAAAGATTATATAATAGTATTGGGAAGTGGACTAATTGATGGTAATAAAGTTTCTAAATTACTTGGAAGCAGAATAGATAGGGCTATTTTATTTTATAAAAAACAAAAAGCAAACAATAAGAATTCAAAATTGATTTTTTCCGGTGGACAAGGAGCCGATGAAACCATTCCAGAAGCCTTAGCTATGAAAAAATATGCTATTGAAAAAGGAATAGAAGAGGATGATATTTTATTAGAGGATAAGTCTAAAAGTACTTTGGAAAATTTTAAATTTTCAAAAAAGATAATAGAATCCATTTCAGGAAGTAACTATAAAGCAATATTTTCCACAAGTAATTACCATGTATTTAGAGCAGCAATATATGCTAAACAGGTTAATTTAAATATAAGTGGAATAGGTGCCAAAACCGCAATTTATTATTTACCAAATGCAATGATAAGGGAGTACATTGCAATAGTATTTATGAAGAAAAAATCCTATATTTTAAAAGTTGCATTAATAAGCTTAATATTTTTACTATATGTAGTTATTAATATAATTGTTACGAAGATTTAGGCAAGAATATTTTTTAAGAAAAGTTAATAATAATCTAATAAAAAACCTTTCAAGAAACATATTGAAGGGTTTTTTTGTTATTTGTTAGGATATTGTAATAATACTAGCTATAAATATGGTAATATTTAGTTTAAGAAGGTGATAATATGATTAGTTTAGAAAGAGTTACTAAAAGTTATGGTAACTTTAAAGCAGTTGATAATGTAACATTAGAAGCTTTACCGGGAAAAATTACTGTTTTATTAGGTCCAAATGGTGCAGGAAAGTCAACGATTATCAAATCAATAGCAAATCTATTGGATTTTGATGGAAAAATTGAAATTTGTGGATTTGATAATAAGACTATAGAAGCTAAAAAAAGCTTTGGCTATATACCGGAAGTTCCTGTTTTATTTGATTTATTAACAATTGAAGAACATATAGACTTTATAGGTAGTGCATATAAATTACATAATTATAAAGAAATTGCCGATAAATATATTAAATTATTTAATTTAGAAGATAAAAGAAAATCTTTAGCAAAGGAATTAAGTAAGGGAATGAAGCAAAAATTAAGTATGGTTTTAGCTTTAATAATAGAGCCAAAAGCCTTACTTGTAGATGAACCTATGATTGGATTAGACCCAGCAAGTATTGAAGATACCTTTAAAATATTTCATCAATTAAGGGAAGATGGCTGTGCTATTTTTATGAGTACCCATATTATAGATATGTTACATGAATGGGATGAGGCATATATTTTAAACCACGGAAAAGTTGTGAAATATATTAAAAGGGAAGAATTAGGAGATAGCACCCTAAAGGAAATTTTCTTTGAATATACAGGTGAGGAATAATATGACAGCATTACAAAAATTATGGTTTTATAAACAAAAAGGGATAATTAGAAATTTATTTAGGAAACCTTCCAGTGCTATAATAACGGTTTTAATAGTTGTATTCTATGGTTTTATTATTGTAGGTGCCTTATTGAGTAAGGACCAAATAGCAGTTTATACAGCTACCTTAGGTGTACAAAAATCAATTATGATAATTATAGGCTTTACTGCCTTTATGATGGTAACTATGTTGTTTTCATCAAGAAAAGCCTTGTTTTATGAGCAGGAAGCTTTTTATTTATTTTCAGGCCCATTTACAAAAAAGCAACAAATGAAATATTTATTAGCACAAACAATTTTACAAAGCATATTGTTTTCATGTGTATCATTATTTTTAGGTATAGTTTCATTTTCAGAAGTAAGTTTTGCTCCTTTAATGATACTACTAACATTTTTAGTTACTTTAGGAATATACTTTTTCTTCTTAATACTAACTGACTATTTATATGTTTTGGAAATCTGTTATAAAAAATTTAAGAATATATCAAAAATAGTTGGAACCCTAGTCGTATTAATGGTGGCCACAGTTATAGGACTATATATTATAAAAAGTGGATTAAATATTAAAGAGGGCTTTTACTCTTTTATAACAGGTGAAATATTTTATTTTGTGCCAATTCTAGGGCTGGCTAAGCTAGCCATGGTTTCCTTTGTTGAACAAGAATATATTCTTACAGTAATAGGGGTTTTATTGGTATTTGTTCCTGCAATAATCATATATTTACTTTTTATTAACTTTAAAGGTAATTTTTATGAGCAAGCTTTAGAAGATGCAATAAAAATAAGTGAATATACCAGAAAATCTAAAAGGGGAGATACTACAGTTACTGCAAAAGTTAAACATAAGGAAATTGGCAAGTCAAAATTCTTAAATGGTGCTTGGGCAATATTGTCAAAATCTGTAGTAGAGTTGAAAAAGACGGGACAATTTATTTCTATTTCAGATATTACAATAGTTGGAATATATATTGTATTTGGTATAATAAGTAAATCCTTTGAGGCATTTACCAGTATGCTTATAATATATTTATTTGTGTCACCACAAAATACCGGAATAAAGAAGGAAATGGAAAACTACTTTATTTATCTAATACCGGATTCACCACTTAAAAAATTAATAGCTATAATTTTACCACCAATTTTAAGAACTTCCTTAATAACCGTTTTGGCCGTTGTAATATCGGGATTATTGTTGAAGGTGGCACCTGCTTTAATTATTTACAATAGTATTATGTTTGTAGGCTATTCTGTTTTAGTAACATCAGGAATGGTACTATCTTTAAAAATATTAAAAAGCAGATCAAATCAAGTGTTAGAAAATTTACTTAGAGGGTTAATAATATTAGTTTGTTTTATACCTTCAATAATAGTAATTATCTTTTTAAGTATTGCAGGAATGGATATTGTAAATTTAATGAATATAGCAAATTATATTCCAGTAATTATGAATTTTATAATATCGATTTTAATAATACTTGTTTGTAAAAATATGTTAAATGGGAAAGAGTTAATAAGCGATTAAAGAATTTACAATTATTAGAGGATAGAATATTGAAACACTTAGCTATTGATTTAAAAGGTAACTTAGAAGATAAAGAATATATCCATGGAAAAATAATAGAATATAATAAAAAATACTTATCCAGTGCAGATATGGAATTTATTAGCGAGGATTTTTGCTTCACAATTAAAGATGAAAAGGGAGAAATATTTGGTGGAGTTTCAGGGAGATCTAAAAGACAAATTCTTTTCATTGATTTTTTATGGATTAATGAGAATATAAGAAAAAGGGGTTTTGGTATAAAATTAATAGAAGAAGTTGAAAACTTTGCCACTAAAAGAAAATGTAAAATGATTATGGTAGATACTTTTAGCTTTCAAGCTCCTGATTTTTATAAAAATTTAGGCTATGAAATCTATGGAGAATTGGAAGATTTCCCTGAAGGTTTTAATCATTATTTTCTCTATAAAAAGATATAATTTAAAAAGTTTTATAAATAACTATAATAAAAAACAAAACCAGTTTTCCTATAAGTAGGTAGTTGGTTTTGTTTTTTATTTTAATGAATATAATTAATTGTCTTCTACATGACCATTAGCAAACTGACTTTCATAAAGATCCTTGTAGATTCCATCTTTTTCCAATAGTTCTTTATGGGTACCTTGTTCAACAATAGAACCATTACTCATTACTAAAATTAAATCTGCATCTCTAATAGTTGAAAGTCTATGGGCAATTACAAAGGAAGTTCTTCCTTCCATGGCATTTACCATTGCCTTTTGAATTAATACTTCAAGTCTAGTATCAACAGAGCTGGTAGCCTCATCTAAGATTAAAATCTTAGGATTTTTAACTATGGCTCTGGCAATGGTTATTAATTGTTTTTGACCTTGCGAAATATTAGATGACTCTTCATTTAATATTGTATTAAAACCATGGGGTAATGTATTTATATAATGGTAGACATTAGCTACTTTAGCAGCTTCTACTACTTCATCATCTGTTGCGTCCAATTTACCAAACCTTATATTATTGGCTATTGTGTCATAGTAGAGCCATGGATCTTGAAGGACTAAACCAAACATAGAACGAAATTGTTCCTTTGTAAACTTGTTCATATTGACTCCGTCAATTGTTATAGAACCGCCATCTAAATCATAAAAACGCATTAGTAAATTTATTAATGTAGTTTTTCCTGCACCTGTTGAACCGACAATAGCAATTGTATCTCCACTTTTAACATTTATATTAATGTCTTTCATAAGTAGTTTATCCTTACTATAGCCAAAGGACAGATGTTCAAAATCAATATCTCCTTTAACGGAACTAGTATCAATAGGAAGCGGTAAATTTTCTTGAACTTCATTTTCTTCATCTAAAAATTCAAAAACTCTATTTAAAGATGCTATAGCAGCTTGGAAGGTATTGGATAATTGAGTTATGTCTTGAATTGGACTTCCTGCTTGCCAAATATATTGTACGAAGGATTGAAGTCCTCCAACATCAATACTGGAAGCTAATACAAAACCACCAATTGCTAAAGGTTCACCTAAAATAGTTATAGCCATTACTACAAATAAACCAATATAGGCAATATGAATTATATGACTTAGTAATGGATTAGTGACACTTGCCATAAGATTTGATTTAAATCCTACAAGGTCTATTTTCTTATTTATTTTTTTAAAGCCTTTTATAACTTCTTGCTCTTGACCAAATAACTGTATTACTTCGTAAGCTGCAAGATGTTCAGTAGTATAGGCATTTAAATCTCCTAAAGAATTTTGTAATTCTGTAAATAAGGGTTGACTTTTCCTATATATAATTTTGTATATTCCTATACAAATAGGAAATATTGCAACTGCAATAATTGCAAAGAGCGGTGAACGAATAAACATAAAAACTACACTGAACAAGAGGATTAAAATAGAACTAAAAATACGTAAAAGTCCTTGCTGTAAAGCATTACCTATTGCATCAACATCTGTAGTAATTCTATTTAAAAGATCCCCTTGTTTATGGCTATCAAAATAGGAAACAGGTAGTAGATTTATCTTTTGATTAATTTCTTTTCTCATGTCCTTCATACTACTTTGCACAACATCAGATAGTAAATAATTTGATAAAAAATCGCCAAGAGCATCTAAAGCGCTAGTAATAGTTAGGGCTATAATTATATAGAATATATATTTAAAATTAATTTCATTCCCGGAGGTAACATCCTTAGCCAGTTGAGATATAGCCAGTCCTATAATAAAAGGTTGACTTGTCCTTGTAAAAGTATATAAAATATTAAAAAATACAGAACTAGCAAATTTAAATCTATAGGGTTTTAAATATACAAAAAGTCTTTTCATACTATTCATATGCTAATTCCTCCTTTGAAAGCTGAGATTCAGCAATTTCTCTATAAATAGGGTTATTTTTCAATAATTCCTTATGAGTACCGTGACCAACTATTTTTCCATTGTTAACAACAAAAATTCTGTCTGCTTCCATAATAGTTGCAACTCTTTGTGCAACAATTAAAAAAGTTGAATCCTTTATTTCTTCCTTTAATCTATTTCTTAAAACTGAATCCGTTTTATAGTCCAAGGCAGAAAAACTATCATCAAAAATATAAATGGGAACATCTCGAGTTAAAGCCCTAGCAATACATAATCTTTGCTTTTGACCACCGGATAAATTTGTTCCACCTTCAGAAAGCTGTGCATAGATTCCGTCTTTTTTACTATTAACAAAATCTTTTGCTTGAGCAATGTCAATAGCACGATTTAGTTCTTCATCTGAAGCATTTCTATTACCAAAAAGTAAATTATTTTTTATTGTACCTGAAAACAGTATAGCTTTTTGTGGAACAAAACTAATTTTACTTCTTAAATAGTCTAAATCGTAGTCCCTTATATCTTTTCCATCAACTAGAATACTTCCCTTAGTAACATCAAATATTCTAGGTATTAAACGAACTAAAGTTGATTTACCACTTCCTGTACTACCAATAAAGGCTACAGTTTCACCAGGCTCAATAGACAAATTAATATCTTCTAGGACATTTTCTTTAGAACTATCAGCATAGGCAAAGCTTACATTTTTAAATTCAATATGTCCCTTTATAGGAGTCTCTACATTAATCTCTTTAGAGGTGATATTTGTTTGAGTATTTAAGACTTCGTTAATTCTATTTACAGCAACAGAAAATCTAGGGTACATAATAAGAACGTTGGCTAACATTAAAAAAGAAAATAGTGCATGAAATACATACTCAATAAAAGCTGCAAGAGCACCATAATCCAAAGTTCCTTGATTTACATAATTTGAACCTAAATAAACTACAGTTATCATAATAATTGAGAATATAACAGTAAATAAAGGTGGAATTAAAGCCATTAATTGGAATAGTTTTTTAGAAAAACCTCCATACTCTTCATTAATTTTTCCAAATCTTTTAGATTGAAAATCCTGTCTGTTAAAAGCACGTATAACCCTTAAACCTGTAAGGGATTCTCTCATATTTAAATTTATATTATCCAGTTTTTTCTGTTGTTTTATAGAGATTGGTCTTGTAATTTTATTAATTAAAAATACTCCAACTAAAAGAATAGGCACAATAGCCAAAGTAACAATTGCTATAGTTGGACTTTTTCTATAAATCATAATAAAACTTGAAATAATCATCATTGGCGCAATAAATCCAAGTCTTATTATGACAATAAGAAATTGCATAATTATAAAACAATCATTTACAATATTTGTTAATAGACGGGAAATATTAAAATCTTCATATTTTTCCCTTGAAAATGTTTGAATATGACTAAATAATTCATTTCTAATATCCCTTACTATTTTAGAAGTCATTCTATTAGAAGAATAAGCTAAAATTAATAATAAAATCAATCCAATAAAAGCAAAACCATACATTTTAATCGCAAGTAATAATATGTATTGAGTATTACCGTTTTTAAAATTATTGCTTATTCCATCAGCAAATAAAGTAGGTATTCCAATTTCTGTAAAAATAAATCCAAAAGAACAAATAAAGCAGAGAATTAAAAACGCCTTATATTTTTTTAAATAACTAAAAACTAATTTCATAATACCTCCTAATCCATTTATTTTATCTATAAAAAATATAAAACTAGAGGCATAATAAAGCCTCTAGTTTAAATATTTTCCGCAGCTATTTTTATTTAAAGAAACTAGTAAACAAATAGCTTGATGGAGAATAAGATATCAAAAATAAGTTTAAAAGTCAAAATATTTAGCGATATTCAAATTGATAAATCTGTATATACAAACATTAATAATAATAAACATACAACTAATATAATAAAGGAAAAAATTACAAAAAAAGTAACATATTTCATATATTGTAACAAATGTTTAAATTACAACATCTATTGCATTAAGAGTAATGGTTTAATAAAATAGATATTAAGTTAATGATCATTGGCAATAAAAATAAGGAGAAAAACAATGAAAAAATATAATATTTGTATAGTTGGTGGAGGAAGTACTTTTACACCAGGTTTCTTAAAATCTTTCGTTAGAATGCAAAAAGAATTTCCTTTGAATAAGTTGGTGTTATTTGACATAGATGAAGAAAGACAAGAAATTATTGGAAAATTTGGTGAAATTTTATTTAGAGAACAGTTTCCCGAATTAAATTTTTCCTATACAACGGATATAAAAGAAGCCTATGAAGGTATGGATTTTGTTTTTATGCAAATGAGATCCGGTGGATTACCAATGAGAGCAAAAGATGAGCACATTCCATTAGCTATGGGGTTAATAGGACAAGAAACATGTGGAGCAGGTGGAATGGCTTATGGCTTACGTTCTTGTGTAGATATGATAAAGGCAGTAAAGGACATAAGAAATTATGCCCCAGAAGCTTGGATACTAAATTATTCTAACCCAGCAGCAATAGTTGCTGAAGCTCTTAGAAGAGAATTTCCTGAGGATAAAAAAATATTAAATATTTGTGATCAGCCAGAAAATGTAGTACGTTCATGTAGTCGTTTATTGGGTTGTGATTGGAAAGATTTAGATCCTGTATATTTTGGACTTAATCATTATGGCTGGTTTACAAATATATATGATAGAAAAACAGGAAAAGATTTATTACCTAAAATTAGAAAGATGATAAAAGAAAATGGATTCTTACCTCAAGATGCAGAACAAAGAGATCCTTCTTGGTTAGATACATATGGAATGGTTGAAACAATTATGAATGATTTTCCAGAGTTTTTACCAAATACATATGATCAGTATTATCTATATCCTGATTATAAAGTTAAACAATTAGATCCGAACTTTACTAGAGCTGATGAAGTTATGCAAAGCAGGGAAAAAAGGGTGTTTTCTGAATGCAGAGAAGTAATTAAAGAAGATAAATTAGGTGATAAATTTGAAAATATTAGTGATGCTCATGCTGAGATGATGATAAATGTAGCCACTGCAATAGCGTATAATAAAAATAATAGACATATTTTAATTGTTGAAAATAATGGAATAATTGAAAACATGCAAAATGATGCAATGGTAGAGGTTGTGTGTGAATTAGGAGCTAATGGTCCTAGACCTTTGTCAATAGGTAAGATTCCACAATTTTATTTAGGCTTACTTGTTAATCAAGTATCAAGTGAAAAATTATTAGTAGATGCCTATTTTGACAATTCTTATCAAAAAGCATTAGAAGCTTTTACTATTAATAGATTAATAAATGATGCAAAGAAAGCAAGAGAGGTTTTAGATGCATTAATAGAAGCCAATGAAGGTATGTGGCCTGAATTAAAATAGATTAATTTAAAGGAGATTAATATGAAAAAACATAAAATAATGGACTTTCTATCTGCACTTGGAAGAAGTCTTATGATGCCAATAGCAGCTTTGGCTGCTAGTGGTGTAATATTAGGAATAACTGGAGCGCTTTTAAAAACCCAAGTATTAGAAACTATTCCTTTACTGAAACAGCCTGTTATTTTTTACATTTTGAATACTTTAAAAACTATATCAGGAATAGTATTCACTTTAATACCTGTCTTATTTGCAATATCTATTTCATTTGGTCTTGCAAAAGAAGATAAAGAGATAGCAGCTTTTGCTGGCTTTATAGGATATTATACATTTTTAGTTAGCGCAAGTTGTGTATTACAATCAAATGTAATTAATTTTGATTCTCTTAATATATCAACAATATTGGGAGTTGAAACAATTGATATGGGAGCCGTTGCTGGTATTATAACTGGTGTAACCGTAGCAGCTTTACATAATAAGTATCATAAAATAGAATTTCCAGTTGGAATAGCATTTTATGGAGGAAAACGATTTGTTTCCATTGTAGTAATATTGGCTATGACACTTATAGGACAGATAGCTCCATTTATTTGGCAACCAATATCATATGGAATAACATTTTTAGGAAAAGCCATAAGTAATTCAGGTGCTTTTGGGGTATTTACATTTGGATTTTTAGAAAGACTATTAATACCAACAGGGTTACATCATGTTTTAAATGGTATATTTAGGACTACAGCTGTTGGAGGAGTATATGAAGGAATAGAAGGGTGTTTGAATATATTTTTACAATTTTTTGATAAAGTGGATATTAGTGAAATGACTCAGTTTACTAGGTTCTTAGGACAAGGTAAGATGCCTTTTATGATGTTTGGTTTACCTGCAGCTGCTTTTGCAATATACAGAACTACTCCGAAAGAAAAAAGTGAAAAAGTAAAAGCTTTAATGATTGCAGGAGTTGCAGCTAGTATTATTTCAGGAATAACAGAACCTCTTGAATTTGCATTTATGTTTATTGCTCCAGCAATATTTGTTTTTCATGCGGTTATGGGTGGAATATCTTTTATGCTAATGTCTATTTTAGGAGTAACTGTAGGAAATACAGGAGGAGGTATAATTGATTTTATTATTTGGGGTGTTTTACAGCCAGGTTCAAAATGGTATTGGATAATAATTGTAGGAGTGCTTTATGCTATAATTTATTATTTTGTATTTAGATGGTATTTTACTAAAAAGAACTTATCAATAGATGTTGCTGATAATGAAAATGAATTACAAGAAGTAAGTATGGATAGCAAGGTTGATTTTAGTCTTGGAGCAGAAGTAATAAAGGGATTAGGAGGAAAAGAAAATATAACTAGTATAAATAATTGTATTTCTAGATTAAGAGTTGATATTATTAACATGGATAAGTTAGATGAAGATATACTTAAGAGAACAGGTAGTATGGGAATTGTAAGACCATCAGATACACATA
It encodes:
- a CDS encoding beta-class carbonic anhydrase; this encodes MIEEILEYNKNFVKEKKYKNYETDKFPNKKLAVVTCMDTRLVELLPAALGFKNGDIKLIKNAGGIITNKFGSAVRSLLIGVYELNVQNIMIIGHKECGAKQVNGLEIERKMIIRGIKKEEIETMKYCGIDVENWLGGFDSTSKAIEDTVMLLRNHPLMPNDVKIGGYLMDPWTGELEVIVDADF
- a CDS encoding YdcF family protein; translated protein: MNDKTLLFTIVVLTFLVFFLLLISFKTDKTRLLNGVLLNILLLLMFVSILMAGQMYDGILIRLLFFIAVLIFLIVWGFGLYIILVGCFINAIVVFKRERRSIANMLTLFIGIILFLFIVLGNINFEKIPSILKYILIYLEILLVYFMLSFYNYFVSSLLYGIYKPKYDKDYIIVLGSGLIDGNKVSKLLGSRIDRAILFYKKQKANNKNSKLIFSGGQGADETIPEALAMKKYAIEKGIEEDDILLEDKSKSTLENFKFSKKIIESISGSNYKAIFSTSNYHVFRAAIYAKQVNLNISGIGAKTAIYYLPNAMIREYIAIVFMKKKSYILKVALISLIFLLYVVINIIVTKI
- a CDS encoding ABC transporter ATP-binding protein; protein product: MISLERVTKSYGNFKAVDNVTLEALPGKITVLLGPNGAGKSTIIKSIANLLDFDGKIEICGFDNKTIEAKKSFGYIPEVPVLFDLLTIEEHIDFIGSAYKLHNYKEIADKYIKLFNLEDKRKSLAKELSKGMKQKLSMVLALIIEPKALLVDEPMIGLDPASIEDTFKIFHQLREDGCAIFMSTHIIDMLHEWDEAYILNHGKVVKYIKREELGDSTLKEIFFEYTGEE
- a CDS encoding putative ABC exporter domain-containing protein: MTALQKLWFYKQKGIIRNLFRKPSSAIITVLIVVFYGFIIVGALLSKDQIAVYTATLGVQKSIMIIIGFTAFMMVTMLFSSRKALFYEQEAFYLFSGPFTKKQQMKYLLAQTILQSILFSCVSLFLGIVSFSEVSFAPLMILLTFLVTLGIYFFFLILTDYLYVLEICYKKFKNISKIVGTLVVLMVATVIGLYIIKSGLNIKEGFYSFITGEIFYFVPILGLAKLAMVSFVEQEYILTVIGVLLVFVPAIIIYLLFINFKGNFYEQALEDAIKISEYTRKSKRGDTTVTAKVKHKEIGKSKFLNGAWAILSKSVVELKKTGQFISISDITIVGIYIVFGIISKSFEAFTSMLIIYLFVSPQNTGIKKEMENYFIYLIPDSPLKKLIAIILPPILRTSLITVLAVVISGLLLKVAPALIIYNSIMFVGYSVLVTSGMVLSLKILKSRSNQVLENLLRGLIILVCFIPSIIVIIFLSIAGMDIVNLMNIANYIPVIMNFIISILIILVCKNMLNGKELISD
- a CDS encoding GNAT family N-acetyltransferase is translated as MKHLAIDLKGNLEDKEYIHGKIIEYNKKYLSSADMEFISEDFCFTIKDEKGEIFGGVSGRSKRQILFIDFLWINENIRKRGFGIKLIEEVENFATKRKCKMIMVDTFSFQAPDFYKNLGYEIYGELEDFPEGFNHYFLYKKI
- a CDS encoding ABC transporter ATP-binding protein codes for the protein MNSMKRLFVYLKPYRFKFASSVFFNILYTFTRTSQPFIIGLAISQLAKDVTSGNEINFKYIFYIIIALTITSALDALGDFLSNYLLSDVVQSSMKDMRKEINQKINLLPVSYFDSHKQGDLLNRITTDVDAIGNALQQGLLRIFSSILILLFSVVFMFIRSPLFAIIAVAIFPICIGIYKIIYRKSQPLFTELQNSLGDLNAYTTEHLAAYEVIQLFGQEQEVIKGFKKINKKIDLVGFKSNLMASVTNPLLSHIIHIAYIGLFVVMAITILGEPLAIGGFVLASSIDVGGLQSFVQYIWQAGSPIQDITQLSNTFQAAIASLNRVFEFLDEENEVQENLPLPIDTSSVKGDIDFEHLSFGYSKDKLLMKDININVKSGDTIAIVGSTGAGKTTLINLLMRFYDLDGGSITIDGVNMNKFTKEQFRSMFGLVLQDPWLYYDTIANNIRFGKLDATDDEVVEAAKVANVYHYINTLPHGFNTILNEESSNISQGQKQLITIARAIVKNPKILILDEATSSVDTRLEVLIQKAMVNAMEGRTSFVIAHRLSTIRDADLILVMSNGSIVEQGTHKELLEKDGIYKDLYESQFANGHVEDN
- a CDS encoding ABC transporter ATP-binding protein, whose protein sequence is MKLVFSYLKKYKAFLILCFICSFGFIFTEIGIPTLFADGISNNFKNGNTQYILLLAIKMYGFAFIGLILLLILAYSSNRMTSKIVRDIRNELFSHIQTFSREKYEDFNISRLLTNIVNDCFIIMQFLIVIIRLGFIAPMMIISSFIMIYRKSPTIAIVTLAIVPILLVGVFLINKITRPISIKQQKKLDNINLNMRESLTGLRVIRAFNRQDFQSKRFGKINEEYGGFSKKLFQLMALIPPLFTVIFSIIMITVVYLGSNYVNQGTLDYGALAAFIEYVFHALFSFLMLANVLIMYPRFSVAVNRINEVLNTQTNITSKEINVETPIKGHIEFKNVSFAYADSSKENVLEDINLSIEPGETVAFIGSTGSGKSTLVRLIPRIFDVTKGSILVDGKDIRDYDLDYLRSKISFVPQKAILFSGTIKNNLLFGNRNASDEELNRAIDIAQAKDFVNSKKDGIYAQLSEGGTNLSGGQKQRLCIARALTRDVPIYIFDDSFSALDYKTDSVLRNRLKEEIKDSTFLIVAQRVATIMEADRIFVVNNGKIVGHGTHKELLKNNPIYREIAESQLSKEELAYE
- a CDS encoding 6-phospho-alpha-glucosidase translates to MKKYNICIVGGGSTFTPGFLKSFVRMQKEFPLNKLVLFDIDEERQEIIGKFGEILFREQFPELNFSYTTDIKEAYEGMDFVFMQMRSGGLPMRAKDEHIPLAMGLIGQETCGAGGMAYGLRSCVDMIKAVKDIRNYAPEAWILNYSNPAAIVAEALRREFPEDKKILNICDQPENVVRSCSRLLGCDWKDLDPVYFGLNHYGWFTNIYDRKTGKDLLPKIRKMIKENGFLPQDAEQRDPSWLDTYGMVETIMNDFPEFLPNTYDQYYLYPDYKVKQLDPNFTRADEVMQSREKRVFSECREVIKEDKLGDKFENISDAHAEMMINVATAIAYNKNNRHILIVENNGIIENMQNDAMVEVVCELGANGPRPLSIGKIPQFYLGLLVNQVSSEKLLVDAYFDNSYQKALEAFTINRLINDAKKAREVLDALIEANEGMWPELK
- a CDS encoding PTS transporter subunit EIIC, with the translated sequence MKKHKIMDFLSALGRSLMMPIAALAASGVILGITGALLKTQVLETIPLLKQPVIFYILNTLKTISGIVFTLIPVLFAISISFGLAKEDKEIAAFAGFIGYYTFLVSASCVLQSNVINFDSLNISTILGVETIDMGAVAGIITGVTVAALHNKYHKIEFPVGIAFYGGKRFVSIVVILAMTLIGQIAPFIWQPISYGITFLGKAISNSGAFGVFTFGFLERLLIPTGLHHVLNGIFRTTAVGGVYEGIEGCLNIFLQFFDKVDISEMTQFTRFLGQGKMPFMMFGLPAAAFAIYRTTPKEKSEKVKALMIAGVAASIISGITEPLEFAFMFIAPAIFVFHAVMGGISFMLMSILGVTVGNTGGGIIDFIIWGVLQPGSKWYWIIIVGVLYAIIYYFVFRWYFTKKNLSIDVADNENELQEVSMDSKVDFSLGAEVIKGLGGKENITSINNCISRLRVDIINMDKLDEDILKRTGSMGIVRPSDTHIHVIYGPKVEKIANAVKEVLKNG